The DNA region tttatttgtataaaataaaaagataatataattaatgcggaatatatataaataattcaatatttaagaaaataaagaatttttaaaatataaatatagacAACATagtttttaaataaaatataatttatttttatttcatcaCTACACTtgattaatatatatatatatatatatatatatgtatatataagatTTAAACTGGTAggtataatattttcataaaaaaataaataaaactTAACCACGCAAATATGTCTTAttggtatatatatatattttttaaatataaacatagAGTAAAATTTTTGTATGCTTCAATTATACacttttaataaattttcCTCATACGCGtgtaatattatgtatatatattatatatatgtccattaaaaaaaaactaataatttaaaaaattttttattaatagacaatatttttatttaaaaataaaaagaaatattttcataaaagCAAATAATAACgtataaaattttttttttttttttttttttaaggatacttttttatcatcttaatagttcttattttattattttgtaaatcatttatacttgacaaaaaagaaaaagtCACTTCTGtttctatataaatatatatatatatatatatatttatttatttatttatatatattatattcgTTGATTTATTCTAAACGATAAATTTTAGTAGAGacaaaaaatttattttattgaatataaaaataatatatatatatatatatatatatatatttatttatttaacCTTTTCATGAATGAGtataataatgttaataTGGAACAGGAGaaggaagaaaaaaaggaGGAAGAgaaatataagaatattataaagaaggagtatgtatatatatatatatatatatatatatgtttatattttactATGTGTTGTTTTGTTATtctataaaatatataaatctgtatttttcaaaaaatttatgttatcatatatatatatatatatatttatatttatttatttatattttatatgttttgTATACTTGTATATTATTCTAATCTCCTTTCagatattttatatttcctCGATTATATGacaaaaataaagaaatagaatataataaattaaggatacataatataaaagaatatatttgtattcACCTGACCGTATCTctatttattattcttatagAATGTTTTGTATTTACCTTcagtaaaaaataaataaaataaaataaaataaaataacaaaatgaacaaaattttatataaatatttttttatttttttgtactCGTTTTTAGATttgaatataaaagataCGATATCCATGGAAATATGTGTAGTAATATTTTCCATTTTGAATTGTTTAATGCATATTGTTGtcttaataaaaatgtatttcTTTACATCTGAAAATGTGTATATTAAAGGGGTATTCATTGGATATATACTTTTAGTAAGTTTATCATAAGtaaaataaagaaaaaacaaataaacaGACACAAACACAAAaacacacatatatatatatacatatatatatatataacacTTATTTGTAGAATCAGatttttcaatttttatctttatatttctttaccaaaagaaatgaagaaaacaaaaatgatattgctcatttgaaatattatgaCAACAGATTTAATTTGTATCTGCACTTTTTTGTGGACTCTGTTTTTATTCTTTGTTTACCAGCATTAAGGtaattcataatatatatatatatatatatatatatatatatatatatttatatatatatatttatttatatatatatttatttatttatttatttatatatttatttttattttgttgaACCTTTAGCTTTTGCCTGTCCGTTTTCTTTATGATCATGTTCGTTTGCCTAAATATGCTACTTATTAATATCGTCAAATTTAATAAAGTAAGTTATGGTAGCGATATTTATCACATGTGCTTGCTAAGCGTAGTGCTGTTGATGGTTTTCATATTGCGTTATATGATGGAAGAGAGAAAtagattattatttttctttataaaaGATATGATGTTAGATAATTATAGAAAATGGTATGCTGAATGTATGGGAGGTCATTATGATAAGGATAAAGATTCTATGACAGTAGAtgttgataataataaatataagaaggagaatgatgaaaattataaatttttattttctaataaatgtatattgTTTCATGATTTTACTCTTAATGGTTGTTATAAAGATTATTATTCGAtgatttcttttttaagaaaattGTTAAAAACATGTAATTtgaaagaaaatataaatgagAATACTAGTGTTAATATTAATGGGTATAGATATGAGAATATGAATtgtgatgataatataaattcgaatatacataaaaattataattcatgttatgaagaattaaaaaagaatttaaaTGAGTCAGATATATTAACTATAGCATATGAAGTAGAAGTAttgaagaatataaaaaaaataaattctGATGAAATAGGAAAAAATTGGgattattcatttattgATTCTGAATATGGAAAATCAACTTTAGTTATATTAGAAGTGGGTTATCATTTGATAAGTCcatatatagaaaataatgagaataaaagaaagaaattacaattatttttattattaattaatagTATGTATTTTCCTAATCCATATCATAATGCAAATCATGGTGCTACTGTATGTCATTTATCAAAATGTTTAGCTCATATAACAGATTATGATAgttatttaaataatacatatatgaTATGTTATTTAATAGCATCTATAGCACATGATGTAGGACATCCTGGAAAAACAAATTCGTATCTCTCTGAAACaaatcatatattatcaatacGATATAATGATATGAGTATATTAGAAAATTATCATTGTAGTATAacattttctatattaCAACTTATAGGTTTCgattttttaataaataatgaagataCTAAATTAgttgaaaaaaataaatatacaaatatgaGGAAGTTTATTATTGAACTAATTATATCTACTGATATGAAATTACATTTTGAATATGTAgacatatttaaaaaaagaaaaaaaagtcAAAACTTTGATATAAGTGATAGGGACGCAATTAATTTGGGAACTATAAATATTAAGCTAGCTGATATTGGACATACATGTTTGAAATGGAAAGATCATGCAAAGTGGACTATGTTGGTAAGTGAAGAATTCTTTTCTCAGAAGAAGGTCGAGGAGTTACACAAGAACAAAAATAGAGgtaacaaaaataaataaaatattataaaaaaaaaaaaaaaaaatgtaaacTAAATGGTATTCTGAAAGGGGATGGAAATATGattcttataaaaaatatatatatatatatatatatatatatatatatatatatatatatatatttatatttatattttttttattttttttattttttttattttttttttttttatttttttatttttttattttttttatttttttttttttttgaaagACCCCTTAAATTTCCCCCATTTTGGAAAAGAGGAAAATATAGATGAAGGAATGATTTttaattatgaaaatatatacataaattatataaataatataaacaacataaatacatatgattatagttatattaaattaaattttattcatCATCATGATTTTGTCAAAAGTATTCCTAGTACTCAAGTTTACTTTTTTGAAATTATTGTCATGCCATTAATTAAAGAACTTCAATCAATGGAAAAAgcaaaaaaagaaattacACAAAAAGTTTTACACAACcttaatattaatttaaaaacTTGGAGACttattgaaaaaaatattaatttattttataacaCAGAAAAAATGACTGGAACagattattataaaaatttagaGAAACAAAAGTTATTAAGGGGAATACGATTGTTGGATATAGCTGAGGAAGACGTCATATCACTAACCGAAAATtttaaagaagaaataaaacAGGAAAAATCATGatactatttttttaaatcgCAATAGAAATTTTAAACaagacaaaaaaataaaatataaaatataaaatataaaacataaaacataaaaacaataaagAGGAAATCAAAACAAGGGgaaatatttcttttatatataaaaaatattataaaaagtattatttaacaaaatatgttttattaacatatctattgtattttcattttcaaaatgaatatatgtctgaacatatatatcatttcatttttctgttgtttataaaaatgatacTTTACTGATATATGAATGAgtttaaacatatatatatttatatgtttcttttcttttcttttcttttttttttttttttcattatctAATATTCTTTCGACAACATATCAAAGTGTATTTAATcgaataatatatttgttctatatatatatatatatatatatatgtaacTGTTAAAGTTTgtaaaataagaaaaaaaaaaaaaaatttatataaataaatatatttatatatatatatatatatacatttcattataaataaCTTTTTAATACGCATAATTTTAACATATTGTTgtttttcaaaataataaatattattcgtatttaaaaaaaaaaaaaatatatgtatacatgtctatatatattgtgtcaaattttataacacataaaatattatataacaattttcatttaattaGTGTTTGCTTTTTtatcattcatatatttaacatAATCATCCTTAATCATGTTTATTCTTTCATTGTAGTATGTTCTATCTTCATCATCTAAAAACTCgtcatttttttcttttagtttttttaaaataaattcttCCCTTTCACTTTTGTTCCTTAGCTTTCTCCAGTCGATATAGCTTATATGGATAACATTATAGCctgaaaaaataaatcataaaaataagaataaatatgtaaaacaataaattaatataaaaataaaaatatacatatatatattcacatatatatataataaataattaggaatatatttttttttattttatatatttataattttatttcctttttgtTGATTATACCTAGCTTCGTTAATATCCTGTGCTTTAATTTTGTGTATGTGGTGTATCGATTACTGTTTGCATAAAAATGAGAAGGGCCATCAACTTCTATAGCTATAGGTCTATCATCTGCAAAAAGTGAATTTTCctcatttttattttcgTGTTCATTTTCTGTTCTTTCGTTttgatttttattatcGCTAGCTGTTTTTAATGGACTAGCTAATTTTTCAGTTATTAATTTGATAAGTTTTAATTTCTCTTGTTTTTCTTCTTCTGTTAAATTTTCATCTACTTCAAAAACGTTAGGAAtatcttcttcattttctatCCATTCAGAGGATGAATTTTTATCACTACATCTATTCTTATCATCttgatttattttatcactacatctatttttatcatcttgatttattttattattatcattgATGTCATTTTCCATATTGTTCTTTTcagaattttttttatttaattccTCGTTCATTACAATATCATcattaatttcttttacattttctttttcctttatatttttttctacatgttcatatatatgttcgtgtgatttattatttataaaattatcCTTATCATTTAAATGCATGTcattgtttatattatcatcatatgAATACTCTTGTGAATgattatctttatttttattatcagaatgattgttatatatatttttatcctttatatattcttccTTTGTTCTTCTATTTTGATGATTATAAGATGACATGTTGgaatgtatattatattctttattatgattataattcatataattataatcaCAATTATCATTCTTATTACATTTTTCATCTACATTTTTGATAGGTTgcatattttcttttctcTCATTCAAATCCTCCATTTTGTTATTTGATGTAGAGTCATTGTATATACTGTgtatattatcaatattgacattattattactactactattattattattattattattattataattattattccCTCCCTTTAGATAATCTAATGTATGACTGTCATCATTaccatttttattatccttattataatcctgttcataaaataattcatCATTTATTTCTGTTTGTgtcatattattttccatCTGATTCATATTATGATTCACATAAAATGTANNNNNNNNNNNNNNNNNNNNNNNNNNNNNNNNNNNNNNNNNNNNNNNNNNNNNNNNNNNNNNNNNNNNNNNNNNNNNNNNNNNNNNNNNNNNNNNNNNNNNNNNNNNNNNNNNNNNNNNNNNNNNNNNNNNNNNNNNNNNNNNNNNNNNNNNNNNNNNNNNNNNNNNNNNNNNNNNNNNNNNNNNNNNNNNNNNNNNNNNNNNNNNNNNNNNNNNNNNNNNNNNNNNNNNNNNNNNNNNNNNNNNNNNNNNNNNNNNNNNNNNNNNNNNNaaaaaaaaaaaaaaataataatatacaatataaagtaagcttatatatatatatatatatgtatatattttacatatacgtattattttttgtaatcTTTATAAAACttagatatatatactataatatttatattataattattatatgattatatatatatatatatatatatatatatatatatatttttctatccatttttttggaaaaaagaagaaatgAAAAGTGTACCCAcatatacttttatattaatttctATTTCCATACTTTGGTCACActatattacatataaatgtGAAACATATGAGATTATGTAActatttaaaataataaataaaataaaaaaaaaaaaaaaaaaaaaagggaaTATTCTATCAATAAAATGGTGAAATAAGCCctcacatatatataaagattatatatatatgtatatatatatatttatttatttaatataatgtatTGTTGTTATACTTTTTCGTTTtgattttttatattttatattttaattttttgtattttatattttaattttttgtattttatattttaattttttgtattttattttttatttatatttttgaatttataatttttgtttttaagAGATGAGGAGAAATATCTCCATCCTTAAATaccatatattttacaagTATGCATTAAAACCCACATGGTTCAAAGAATATAGAAAGAATGAAGTGAACgttttttttcttttcgATAGTAAgagaaatattatatcagGAAATATTTcagaaaataaagatacaaaaataaaacatgTGGAGGACACAACATTAAAAAGtgtaaagaaaaataaaaatgtgcaagaagaagaaaatgatgaagatgTGTATGTATTAAATGGAAAACCTTTATATGCACagaagaataaaaaaaataaagatgaaatcaaaaataaagtgtcttctttaaaaaaaattaaatatttaacaaatacagataatttattttatgcTAGATTAAATGAAAGTTTAAGTAAaacgaaaaaaaataaaacagataaaaaagatataatagaaaaaaaaacatttaataataatgatcaAATAATTGAAGAAatagaatataaaaatgttaagGATGAACATaacaaagaaaaaaatatatcaagttatatatatagtaataATCAAAATACAACATGtgttgataatataaaaagtgatatatataatgaacGAACTACTAATAGTCATAAAAACacacataaaaatgataatgttattattaataataataataataataaatatacagAAAACATACAACTTCAAAACACGCCAATGTTCTTAGGAAAGTTTGTGAATCTTGctaataatattcaaatTAATGAGAACAAATTACATATAGAAAAGAAACATGATAcattaaaaacaaataatatatataatagtaaagaatcaaatgaaaaagaagttaataaaattaattctaataaatctaataatgaatataatgAACAGAGTAATGATTCTTATATTGAAAAATTGCctaatgataataaaaatataaaacaagatatttttgaagttttaaagaaaataaataatgaaaatgataaaaaagGAATGCAAAAATTcttaaataattttttattatataaaaataatagcCCTTCAAATATTTTAGGAAATTTCGTTAGTTTCtatttttgtaatatattaagtgaagatttaaaagatttaaaatattcttattatgATGGAGTAAAATTATGTGTTAATACCTTCTTAAATTctttaaaagaattaaatgaaaatcAAATATCTAAAATGACAAATATCTATTTAgaagaatattttttaaatatattccgtattttaaaagataataatcttaattttcattttgatAATTTAGAAATAACCAATATCAAATTATTAAgtgtatataatatattagGTTTAATTCGAAATATTAATGGGAAAAgaaatattcaaaaaaaaaaaaatatcaaaaagttcttatatcaatatatatgtattgataataaagatgtcgctttattaaaaagtaaaaatagaataaaattcttatcaaatattataaaaaatggaGTTACTACACGTATGCATATATTAGTAACATTGTCTTATGATTTATCTTCATACGATAATAGTTCCtcaaatattattacaaaaaataatattaaaaatacaaCCATGGAATTAATATTTGAAAACCAATTGGAAAATCCGAACTTTTCTATACAATCTAATGAAActttaaatttaaaatcATCAGGCTGGTATTTGGTAGACATCAAtcaaatattaaatgaGAACTTGCCTTATGAATGATAGCAActattttgatatataaaaaaaaatatatatatatataatatgtatatttttttgaagtGTGTTCATTCCATGCGATCTTTAAGAAAAGAACACAtaactaaaaaaaaaaaattaaataattaaaatgaatataatttttttacaaaaaagatttacgaaaaaaaaaaaaaaaattaaaaaagcAACAAACtaaaatttaaatgatatattaaatatgtaaaatatatatatatatatatatatatatatatatatatatatatatattagtGTTATTCcatttcatttattattcaaCGAATGGAAGCTTCATATAAAAGACATCCTCCGataatttattcatttCTTCAAGCTCAGGTAAATTCTTATGTAGTTCTGTGGCATCTATATGTGTTTTCTGTTCTTCTTCATATTCTTTGTCAACTTCATCCaatttgtttttctttttctgCTTTTCTAAATCCCtacaaaatgaaatatgaagaattatgtaatttaaatattatataaaattataaaattatgataattttaaaatatcctcatatttttaaacatgcaaaatatgtaaaaacatcatcatcattattattattaaccGTTCAGGTAACTAGCTAAAATGTAGCTAAAACATGACATGATTTTACCTTTACATGTTCATgttaaaagaaaaaaagagaaatacacacacaaaaaaaattattcatatatatatatatatatatatataaattatttgcACATATTGAAAACTTACTcttttatcatatataatatttttctaatttGATTATTTTCTACATCATAAAGAGAGGAATGAAAATTTTCCTCTTCCTGAGTTGATCCTTccataatatttttttttgatttcTTCAAAACTTGTGCTCTTAAAGTGTTAAGTTCTTCTTCACTAAAGGGTTGCACATCCTTTGCTGAATTTTCATAGAGGTTAATAGTTTCTTCTGcaagaatataaataataccAATTTTGTCATTGTCTTTATGTTTAgagaattttttttttaaaattaattcttttatataatcaatGGGAAATCTAAAATTCCTgtattcttttattaataattctttGATATTATCGTTTACATTTAGATTTAGTATGTGTTCCTTTTTAATTGGTTTTtgattatttaatataagGTTCATCCTTCCAATTTGATTATCATATGAACATggataaatatataatctattttttaatttcttgAGATCTTGTAAAACATAATTTAATTCACTGACATTAAGTTTCTTTACTTTATCCCATAAGAgtttattaaaattttgtATGTTTTGTAAATTTAGTTGATTAGGTTTTTCTAGAGCAATATCAAAAATGGTTGATAACAATTCTTGACAGTCTGTTTGTAGAAGTTCTTTATAAGAATTTTCGTTGGATGAAAAATAATCAGATACAATTTgtctatatattttataattctCTTCTCCTAAATATGTAAGAATATAATGTTCACGAATACTTGAATAATTTACATAAGATTTATTAAAACCTGAAAGATAATTATcagatatatttttcaataatttgaaatttttatcaatattgtttttatttaatcTATATTCAGTATCTTTATGTAATTCTGCtttcataaaataaatatcatatttttcaaagAACAGTTCTTCAAATGTAATTtgattaatatttttgtttaaataTTCGATGGAAGATTTCTTATTTTCATGCCCTTGATTATTTTGTAGGACATTATTTGTGTCTATATTTGTGTCTATATTTGTGTCTATATTTGTATCTATATTTGTATCTATATTTGTATCAATATTTGtatcaatatttttatctgTATTTGTATCAATATTTGTATCAATATTTGTGTGTTCCTTCATATTACCTTCGTTgatatcttttttttttttttttttttctttttgtttgATTTCTTGATGTAACATATGTTGttcttctttatatttCGAAGGTAGAACATATGAAtctttatcttttttaaaaaaagtgttatatatatttataatagcgctatttgataaattaaatacATTTCTTATACTTTGTCTCTTAACATTTTCAAATCTACAAAAGAAGATATCTCCTActtttaaattttcatGATCAATATAACGTTTTTCTATTAATGTGATAACATCTTTTTCAACAACATTTGGAAGTTTTGATTTgtcattatttttatttttttcttgattttttataacatcTGTAAGTATATCTGTTTTCAAAATTTTTGTAGAAAGaataacaaaattattGAAGAATGCTAAAACTTTTGAAGGATATCTTAATTTTACATCGTAattaatacaaatattatttttattcgtaatttgtttaataatatcataaatatttttattaatattttctgAATGAACCATAGATccttcatatatatttctgTCTACAGTTTTGTTGATAATTCTTACGTAAAGTAatttttctcttttataaatataatcatcaacattaatatattttagaGCATCTACATCTTTACAACCATAATATTGATCTTTAAATTGTTTAAATTTATCTAAataatcttttttttttttagccatatttttattatatatacttttatatCTACTATTATCACTACTATTAGgatcattattattgttacTATCAATATCTTTACTgtttatatcatttaaataattctttccagtttgaatatttttttcctttgcatttatttcttcattcATTAGATTTTTATTTGCATATCCCtttgttatattttgattCACTGAATCATCCatatttgtaaaatatttattgaATTCATGTGTTAatactttattttttaaataatcaaaatTTCTAAGTATATTTCttgtattaataatattgtgTGATTTAATTTTAACTCTTATAGTAgcatttttattttcaaaaattttaacaataatattatttccATTATTACAATAATCTATTACTTCAGctttaaaataattattttcaaataaattTTCTTGGAGTATAGTATGTTGTATATCTTCTAATTTTTGGTTTAATACATTTTCTGGATATTTATCAAGAGACAAGAAAACGTAttctaattttttatttacatcTATAATGTATGCACTTAATCTTTTggaattattattatatattttttcattatttatatttttactttttttttttttgtcatcatatttttcattcaattttttattataataagtgtccaaatttttatgtaattGATCAGAGAgatttaatttttcatcataAAGTAGATAACCTTTAATACaatcatttattaaaacaatataatatttatttcttacattttttaaaatttttataaaaatttttttttccataatttttaattcgTTAAGTTTATCAAAAATTTTATCTTTCCTTTTACTAATTTCATTACAATATAATTCTCCTAATATTTCGTCATTTTTTTCGTTCACATCTTTTATCAGAACAACACAAGGGTTGATCTCctttttataatgattTTGAATATCTTTATGTTCCtcttttatttctttatagTTCTTCTCATTtgttaatttattatatagtAGATCATCTATTAAATTTCGATCATACAAATAATCATAAAGTAGtttattttctaataaataattgttttccttttttataacaaCATTTCTAtctttatcttttaattttatatatatatcattatctttaatatcataaatatatccTAGTTTTATTTGCCCCACgtgaatattatttatatgttcatttaatttattaatgCGATTAGatattttacttttatttcTAATGTTTGATGAAAACACTTTTCTTGCATCCTCTTTCTTATTTATAAGAAATGCTTTTgatatattcttatttttataaatacCATAACATTGGAAGAAACAAAAAACaggaaagaaaaaaaagaaggCAAAGAAAGGGGCTTGgaatattttcattatatttcaATCATACTGTCACAAGtcatatttaaaaaaaaaaaaaaaaaatcaaaagGATCTTAAAATggtaattatatataacaaaataatatatataaatatattatatatatgtatatttatttatatgtatgatttatttatttattttatttttttttttttaataattttccaaatgatatatttttatata from Plasmodium gaboni strain SY75 chromosome 14, whole genome shotgun sequence includes:
- a CDS encoding hypothetical protein (conserved Plasmodium protein, unknown function), with protein sequence MKIFQAPFFAFFFFFPVFCFFQCYGIYKNKNISKAFLINKKEDARKVFSSNIRNKSKISNRINKLNEHINNIHVGQIKLGYIYDIKDNDIYIKLKDKDRNVVIKKENNYLLENKLLYDYLYDRNLIDDLLYNKLTNEKNYKEIKEEHKDIQNHYKKEINPCVVLIKDVNEKNDEILGELYCNEISKRKDKIFDKLNELKIMEKKIFIKILKNVRNKYYIVLINDCIKGYLLYDEKLNLSDQLHKNLDTYYNKKLNEKYDDKKKKSKNINNEKIYNNNSKRLSAYIIDVNKKLEYVFLSLDKYPENVLNQKLEDIQHTILQENLFENNYFKAEVIDYCNNGNNIIVKIFENKNATIRVKIKSHNIINTRNILRNFDYLKNKVLTHEFNKYFTNMDDSVNQNITKGYANKNLMNEEINAKEKNIQTGKNYLNDINSKDIDSNNNNDPNSSDNSRYKSIYNKNMAKKKKDYLDKFKQFKDQYYGCKDVDALKYINVDDYIYKREKLLYVRIINKTVDRNIYEGSMVHSENINKNIYDIIKQITNKNNICINYDVKLRYPSKVLAFFNNFVILSTKILKTDILTDVIKNQEKNKNNDKSKLPNVVEKDVITLIEKRYIDHENLKVGDIFFCRFENVKRQSIRNVFNLSNSAIINIYNTFFKKDKDSYVLPSKYKEEQHMLHQEIKQKEKKKKKKDINEGNMKEHTNIDTNIDTNTDKNIDTNIDTNIDTNIDTNIDTNIDTNIDTNNVLQNNQGHENKKSSIEYLNKNINQITFEELFFEKYDIYFMKAELHKDTEYRLNKNNIDKNFKLLKNISDNYLSGFNKSYVNYSSIREHYILTYLGEENYKIYRQIVSDYFSSNENSYKELLQTDCQELLSTIFDIALEKPNQLNLQNIQNFNKLLWDKVKKLNVSELNYVLQDLKKLKNRLYIYPCSYDNQIGRMNLILNNQKPIKKEHILNLNVNDNIKELLIKEYRNFRFPIDYIKELILKKKFSKHKDNDKIGIIYILAEETINLYENSAKDVQPFSEEELNTLRAQVLKKSKKNIMEGSTQEEENFHSSLYDVENNQIRKILYMIKEDLEKQKKKNKLDEVDKEYEEEQKTHIDATELHKNLPELEEMNKLSEDVFYMKLPFVE